The DNA sequence AGATGTGGTCAGCGACTTTCTGCTGCTCGGCAGTTGGAGCGAAATCTTCCGGTCGTTCGATTGCGAAGGCGTTCGCGAGCCACTGTTTGATCATGACCATCCTAGCCCGAATCCCGTGTTCAGCGAAACGACGGGTGGAGATACTCAGGGGAGAGCAGTCCGTTGCTGCCGTGACTTTGAACGCGTTCTTATGATACCTGTTGTGGTGATTGATTGACGCAAGTTATTTGTCTGTTTGAGCTAAGTGTAACAATAGCAGGATGAAGCTCAAATGAAAATATTCTCTCGCCAGAAAAACGGATTCTGACTGAATCCTGATTCAGGGCGGAAGATGAGATTTGCTGGGTCGCGAGAGCTAGTTCAACTGGAAGAGTGTTCTGGCATTCTGCGTGGTGATCTCAGCCATCTCCTCGGGTGTCTTATCATGAAGCTCTGCCAGGCAGGCACAGGTGTGTTTCACGAACGCGGGTTCGTTCCGTTTGCCCCGCTGTGGTACCGGTGCCAGATAGGGGGCATCGGTTTCAACGAGCAGGCGGTCGAGGGGAATCAGCCGCGCGGTTTCGCGCAGTTCATCGTTCTTCTTGAAGGTCAGCATCCCGGCAAAGGAGATGTACATTCCCAGTTCCAGGCAGGCAGCAGCCGTTTCCGGAGTCCCGCAGAAAGAGTGCATCAGACCTTTGAATGGGGCCTGTTCTGCTTCGCGTTGCAGCAGATCGACGACATCGGCTTCTGCTTCCCGGCAGTGCACCACGAAGGGGAGATCACGTTCGCGGGAGAGCTGAATGTGTTTGCTGAAGTAGTCCTGCTGCAGTTCGATGGGAGCGTAGTCCCAGTAACGGTCCAGACCGGTTTCTCCGATTCCGACCACTTTGTCTGCGGTGGAGAGAGTCAGGATCCGCTCCCAGTCACCCGGTTTCATCTGTGCGACATAATTGGGTTGAATGCCTACGACCGCATAGACCTGGGGAAAGGTGGCTGCCAGATCGACGGCCCGCTGACTGCTGTCGGCTGTGGTTCCGATGGTGAGAATGGTCTGGACGCCTGCCTCCAGAGCACGTTCCACAGTTTCATTGCGGTCGGGGTGAAAAGCTTCCTCGTCGAGGTGGGCGTGGGTATCAAACAGAATCATGGCTGGTTCGGAATTCAGTTGGGAGCGGTAATCGGTTTCTTCGGGGGAGCGACTTTGCTGGCGTCCGTGGCAAAATTGATTGACTGAAAACCGGCTGCCAGGCAGGTGTCGTAAGTGCGAATCATTTCACCCAGCGGGACATCTTCGTTGATATCGAGGATCACCGGAATTTCAGGAGCCAGTTCTGCCAGTTCGGTCAAAGTCTGTTTCAACTGGTCGAACTGAGCATACTCGCGATCATTTAATTCTACAATGGTCTGGTCATCACGGTATTTGAGTTTTAACCAGACTTCCCCCAGTGGTTTTTCCTGCGGTACTGTTTCCGTCGATTCAATACTGCCCGTGGCCAGTTCGGTGGGCAGCAGGAATTCCCGGATCTGGTTGGCCGAGGCGCTGATGAAGAAAATCAGCAGCAGAAACACCACGTCGATCATCGGCGTCATGGTAGCCTGATCCTGGATATCAGAGCGACTGTGGTGATGTGAGGGAATTTTCATAATGTTGAGTATCAGTCATTCAGCACGGCAAACTGCACATTGGAGATCCCTGCGCGGGCACAACTGATCAAGACCCTTTCGACGATGCGATAAGGAATATGTCGATCGCCCCGAATTCGGATTTCTGTCTCTTTCCGTTTATCTTCATCGAGTGAAATTAACTGCGCGTCCAGTTCTTCCGGTGAAATATCATTCCCCCTCAGATGCAGTTTTTCATCCGGGGTGATGGTAATGATGATACGTCGCGGGGCTTCCTCCGGTTCGGTTTCATTCTGAGACGCTTCCGGTAGTTCAACCGCTTCCAGCTTTTCATTTTGAGTTAAGTGCGTCGCAGCCAGAAAGAAGACAATCAGCAGAAAGACGATATCAATCAGCGGGGTGATATTGAACCGAATGCCGGCCTGGCGGGGGCGCGTGGGAATTCTCACGTTTCCTGGCCTCCGGGAGGGGGAGCCGGATGGGCCGTCTGTTGATTGGTCATCCGTTGTGCCAGTTCCTCTTCCGCACGCTTACGGGGTTGCTTGGGGACCGGTCGGTTTCCGAGGACCGTAGCGTGTTTGAAGTCTGCGAAAACATGTTCGGCCAGCAGTGAGGACTGGGCGACCAGTTCGTCGATCCGGTTGCGGAAGAAAGCAAAACTGGCCAGTGCGGGGACTGTGACACTCAGACCGAACAGGGTTGTAATCAGTGCCTTGGAGATCCCGGGGGCAAGTTCAGCCACATCAGGATTCGCTTTCGCTGTGAATTCTGAGAACGCGAGGATCATCCCCCAGACGGTACCCAGCAGACCCAGCATCGGGGAGAGGGTGCCAATTACAGACAGGTATTCGATTTTACGATTCAGACGGGCAGATTGCTGCATGGCGGCGTCTTCCATCGCTTTCTCGACCGCCCCATATCCCATCTGAACTTCAGACAGACCGGCGGAAAGGATATAGGACAGGAAGCTGGGGTTCGATTTACAGACCGAGTCGGCACTGCGATACTGCTGCTGCGCGATCAGGGAGTGGACTTCTTCTGCGAGTCCAGGAGGCATCAAAGCGTTACTGCGAATGCTGATGAGATGCTCGACAATCAGTGCGACCATCGCGATGCTGAGTACGGCGATAATGATACCGATGGTTCCCGCATCATCGACCAGTTGACGCAGGTCGACTTTTGATACTTCGGAAGCACCAGCGTCCCCCGAATCATCGGCTGCCAGGCAGAGAGCGGGTGTCAACAGGCTCAGGCAGCAGAGCAGGCAAGGGAGTGCGAATCTCTTCAGTGGTGATTTACTGCGATCCATCAAAATATTCTTTTCCAGTGTGTTCGTGAATTCAAAGAGTTGTTTTCCCGAGATCAGTTTTTCTGACCCGCTTCCTGCATCAGTTGATTGATCATCTGTTCGGCCATCTGTCGCGCTGTCGTTGTTGGATAACGGGCGACGGTTTCCTGGTAGAGCCGCAGGGCATTGGCTGACTGTCCCATGGCCTTGAGTGAGTCGGCGGCTTTGAGACTGGCGTCGGCGGACAGCTGCGGATTTGCAGCATAACCCAGGGGGACCCAGAGATACCAGGCTGCTGCCTGGCCGTGACGGTCGAGTTGAGCGTAGCCCGCACCGAGCAGATAACAGGGGCCTCCCCGGAGGTGTTCCGGAATCAGTTTCAAATTTCGTTCCCAACGCTGCAGTTCCAGCAGACTGATGTCACCTGCCCGCAATCGGAGTCGCCAGAGTTGGGCGCGTGCCAGTTGCTGGATATTCCGATTGGTACTGGTGGCCAGGGAACGCAGGGTTGCTTCCGACTGGGCAGCAAAATCCGGGGCTGTCAGCAGAATGCTGGCTCCGAGCAGTTGTCTGACTTCGTTAGGATCCGTCAACCAGCCTCGTGCTGCACTGCGAGCCGGAGAGAGACTTTCGCTGATCGACCAGTCGAGGGGAATCAGCTCGAAGTAGCGGGCGTCCGGCTCATGTTCGACCATGGTCTGGAAGCGAAGTGCCGCTTTGAGGATGTCCCCCTGAAACAGGGCTGCTTTAATCAGCTGAGCGAGAATCTCACGTCGGACCCAGGTACGGTTTTCGATATTCAACGCTTCACTGAAGGACTGAGTGGCTTTGTCGTATTTGCCCTGGTGCATCTGGTCCAGACCGCGCTGGTGAGATTCCGTCTGGGGCGTATGCACCTTGACGATTTCCGAGCCGGGATAGGTGCGGACTGTACCGCTGGGCAGCAGCTTGACTTTGATTTCTGACTGGGTGAAATCGAGAATCGTG is a window from the Gimesia benthica genome containing:
- a CDS encoding TatD family hydrolase, with the protein product MILFDTHAHLDEEAFHPDRNETVERALEAGVQTILTIGTTADSSQRAVDLAATFPQVYAVVGIQPNYVAQMKPGDWERILTLSTADKVVGIGETGLDRYWDYAPIELQQDYFSKHIQLSRERDLPFVVHCREAEADVVDLLQREAEQAPFKGLMHSFCGTPETAAACLELGMYISFAGMLTFKKNDELRETARLIPLDRLLVETDAPYLAPVPQRGKRNEPAFVKHTCACLAELHDKTPEEMAEITTQNARTLFQLN
- a CDS encoding ExbD/TolR family protein, whose translation is MKIPSHHHSRSDIQDQATMTPMIDVVFLLLIFFISASANQIREFLLPTELATGSIESTETVPQEKPLGEVWLKLKYRDDQTIVELNDREYAQFDQLKQTLTELAELAPEIPVILDINEDVPLGEMIRTYDTCLAAGFQSINFATDASKVAPPKKPITAPN
- a CDS encoding ExbD/TolR family protein translates to MRIPTRPRQAGIRFNITPLIDIVFLLIVFFLAATHLTQNEKLEAVELPEASQNETEPEEAPRRIIITITPDEKLHLRGNDISPEELDAQLISLDEDKRKETEIRIRGDRHIPYRIVERVLISCARAGISNVQFAVLND
- a CDS encoding MotA/TolQ/ExbB proton channel family protein, with translation MDRSKSPLKRFALPCLLCCLSLLTPALCLAADDSGDAGASEVSKVDLRQLVDDAGTIGIIIAVLSIAMVALIVEHLISIRSNALMPPGLAEEVHSLIAQQQYRSADSVCKSNPSFLSYILSAGLSEVQMGYGAVEKAMEDAAMQQSARLNRKIEYLSVIGTLSPMLGLLGTVWGMILAFSEFTAKANPDVAELAPGISKALITTLFGLSVTVPALASFAFFRNRIDELVAQSSLLAEHVFADFKHATVLGNRPVPKQPRKRAEEELAQRMTNQQTAHPAPPPGGQET
- a CDS encoding tetratricopeptide repeat protein, which encodes MKCTFLIMILTVAALTGFTSSAAAQDKIEVRPDHHVGQATLPCTILDFTQSEIKVKLLPSGTVRTYPGSEIVKVHTPQTESHQRGLDQMHQGKYDKATQSFSEALNIENRTWVRREILAQLIKAALFQGDILKAALRFQTMVEHEPDARYFELIPLDWSISESLSPARSAARGWLTDPNEVRQLLGASILLTAPDFAAQSEATLRSLATSTNRNIQQLARAQLWRLRLRAGDISLLELQRWERNLKLIPEHLRGGPCYLLGAGYAQLDRHGQAAAWYLWVPLGYAANPQLSADASLKAADSLKAMGQSANALRLYQETVARYPTTTARQMAEQMINQLMQEAGQKN